In Lewinellaceae bacterium, a single window of DNA contains:
- a CDS encoding ABC-2 transporter permease, producing the protein MFKILKYSFFDLTRSRWLYIYGAFYFLLTVSLLWLGGGLSKAIISLMNIILVLVPLIATMFGVMYYYNSREFAELLLAQPIRRSHIFFGQYLGVACSLAISLLLGVGLPFVLYGIFSSGEIWNFSMLLLVGLFLSFIFSAIAFFIALRNENRIKGFGLAILVWLFFAVIYDGLFLLALSMFSDYPLESFAIGASLFNPIDLSRILILLKLDISALMGYTGAVIQNFMGTVLGMACSLGVLALWVLLPAWGIRWVAVRKDF; encoded by the coding sequence ATGTTCAAGATACTCAAATACAGTTTTTTCGATTTGACGCGCAGCCGCTGGCTGTACATTTACGGCGCTTTTTACTTTTTGCTTACGGTGTCGCTGCTGTGGCTGGGCGGAGGGCTGTCGAAGGCCATCATCAGCCTGATGAACATCATTCTGGTGCTGGTGCCGCTCATTGCCACCATGTTTGGAGTAATGTATTATTACAACTCCCGGGAATTCGCCGAACTGCTGCTGGCGCAGCCCATAAGGCGCAGCCATATTTTTTTCGGGCAATACCTGGGGGTGGCCTGTTCGCTGGCCATCAGCCTGCTGCTGGGGGTGGGGTTGCCCTTTGTACTGTACGGCATTTTTAGTTCCGGAGAAATCTGGAACTTCAGCATGTTGTTGCTGGTAGGGCTCTTCCTGTCCTTCATTTTTTCGGCCATCGCTTTTTTCATTGCCCTGCGGAACGAGAACCGGATCAAGGGGTTCGGGCTGGCTATCCTGGTGTGGCTGTTCTTCGCCGTCATTTACGACGGTTTGTTCCTGCTTGCCCTCTCGATGTTCAGCGATTACCCCCTGGAGAGCTTTGCCATCGGCGCCTCCCTGTTCAATCCGATTGACCTGTCACGCATCCTCATCCTGCTGAAGCTCGACATTTCGGCCCTGATGGGGTACACCGGGGCAGTTATTCAGAATTTTATGGGCACTGTACTGGGCATGGCCTGCTCCCTGGGCGTCCTGGCGCTGTGGGTTTTGCTGCCGGCCTGGGGCATCCGGTGGGTAGCCGTGCGGAAGGACTTTTAA
- the ric gene encoding iron-sulfur cluster repair di-iron protein — protein MIDQKEIQTKTVGDLVAKDYRAAGVFKQYGIDFCCGGKKTVAEVCNQKGVPMAELEEKLAHLEGRPAQQRLQFNEWALPFLIDYIINIHHTYVQEKLPQLLEYARKVAKVHGHAYPETITIANKLESLAEELFAHLRKEELILFPYVKELWKAKEAGETVAAPPFHSAQNPIRAMEAEHEFAGATMAEIRELSQDFTPPEGACNTYRVLYALLEEFEEDLHQHVHLENNVLFPQAVELEGSF, from the coding sequence ATGATAGATCAAAAAGAAATTCAAACCAAGACAGTAGGCGATTTAGTCGCCAAAGATTACCGGGCGGCAGGCGTATTCAAGCAATACGGCATCGACTTTTGCTGCGGCGGCAAAAAGACCGTAGCGGAAGTGTGCAACCAAAAGGGCGTGCCCATGGCGGAGCTGGAAGAAAAGCTCGCTCACCTGGAGGGACGCCCGGCCCAGCAGCGCCTGCAGTTCAACGAGTGGGCCCTGCCTTTCCTCATCGATTACATCATCAACATTCATCATACCTACGTGCAGGAGAAACTGCCGCAGTTGTTGGAATACGCCCGGAAGGTAGCCAAAGTGCACGGCCATGCCTACCCGGAAACCATAACGATTGCCAATAAACTGGAGTCATTGGCGGAAGAATTGTTTGCGCATCTTAGGAAAGAGGAGCTCATTCTGTTTCCCTATGTGAAGGAGTTGTGGAAGGCCAAAGAGGCGGGAGAAACAGTAGCAGCTCCTCCTTTCCATTCTGCGCAAAACCCCATCCGGGCAATGGAGGCGGAACACGAATTTGCCGGAGCCACCATGGCGGAAATCCGGGAGTTGAGCCAGGATTTCACCCCGCCGGAAGGCGCCTGCAATACCTACCGGGTGCTGTACGCCCTGCTGGAGGAGTTCGAAGAGGACCTGCACCAACATGTGCACCTGGAAAACAATGTTCTGTTTCCGCAGGCGGTGGAGCTGGAAGGGAGCTTTTGA
- a CDS encoding TonB-dependent receptor, which produces MKNTTALFIAFILPFLAHGQKTISGTVKDTDTQKPLSFATLAVEGFASGAYADEQGRFELEVPEEGTYAIIAQHLGYEPLKRQVEKASGDLQLELRSKPILIENILVQGSKVDNAAQSDVILGFARHVSHPKDVGDLFKDTPGFGLVKRGGYAMDPVFRSFRNEQLNVQYDGGVQVMHACPNRMDPITTHVAPEEVERIELIKGPFSVRYGQTMGGVINIITQQPEPAEAFAIGGAVESGYESNGDSKLARLTLNGAGKGYDFTLNGGTRDFGNYQNGDGLEIPTAFKSYDYAAKLGFRPFQDHRLQLGWRQSFGRDILHVGLPMDTREDNSSVLSLDYVAKNISPKLYSATFKAFVSSVDHIMTNELRPNFMMVDALATVDARTVGGKLELSWQPGARSQLYTGMDFRGLARDGSRIRLVKRNMMTGEPLEMPMRFEDLIWQDGRLNDLGLFAESRYFLTEKLTLTAGARLDRVEAEVLNPAPDFSELYPGLKNETEWNVSGNLSADYRLDQHWSTQLALGRGTRTASMEERFINHFTLGADAYEYVGNPFLRPEANHQVEWSLSRQSERFGLTLSAFYSYITDYITAAVDSTLARKYMPMEQPRFSRRFQNIDAATQKGFELETRVQLMKNLQLYATAAYTRARNLDWDEPLPEIPPFSATAGLKYEHDRYSINFKGRFAADQERIAASFDETRTPGFSVFDLQGHIEPIRGLSVGAAVLNLFDRNYYEHLNRGYRNMPEQGLIYEPGRNVTVFVRYEF; this is translated from the coding sequence ATGAAAAATACAACAGCTTTATTCATAGCTTTCATCCTCCCCTTCCTGGCCCATGGCCAAAAAACGATCTCCGGCACGGTAAAAGATACCGACACCCAAAAGCCGCTTAGTTTCGCCACGCTCGCTGTCGAAGGCTTTGCCTCCGGCGCCTATGCCGATGAACAGGGGCGGTTCGAACTGGAAGTTCCCGAAGAGGGCACTTATGCCATTATCGCACAACACCTTGGCTACGAGCCCCTGAAACGCCAGGTGGAAAAGGCTTCCGGCGACCTGCAGCTGGAACTCCGGAGCAAACCCATTCTCATCGAAAACATCCTCGTACAGGGCAGTAAAGTGGACAACGCCGCCCAGTCGGATGTCATCCTGGGCTTTGCCCGCCACGTCAGCCACCCCAAGGACGTAGGCGACCTTTTTAAGGACACCCCCGGTTTCGGCCTGGTGAAAAGAGGCGGCTACGCCATGGACCCCGTCTTCCGTTCCTTCCGCAACGAGCAGCTCAACGTGCAGTACGACGGCGGGGTGCAGGTGATGCACGCCTGCCCCAACCGCATGGACCCCATCACCACCCACGTAGCGCCGGAAGAAGTGGAACGGATCGAATTGATAAAGGGCCCCTTTAGCGTGCGTTACGGGCAAACCATGGGCGGCGTCATCAACATCATCACCCAGCAACCAGAACCCGCCGAAGCGTTCGCCATCGGCGGCGCCGTGGAGAGCGGTTATGAATCCAACGGCGACTCCAAACTGGCGCGGCTGACCCTCAACGGCGCCGGCAAAGGTTACGACTTCACCCTCAACGGCGGCACCCGCGACTTTGGCAACTACCAAAACGGCGACGGCCTGGAAATCCCCACCGCGTTCAAATCCTACGACTACGCCGCCAAGCTGGGTTTCCGCCCCTTCCAGGATCACCGCCTGCAACTGGGCTGGCGGCAATCGTTTGGCCGCGACATACTGCACGTGGGCCTGCCCATGGATACCCGGGAGGACAACAGCAGCGTACTGTCGCTCGACTACGTGGCGAAAAACATCAGCCCGAAACTGTATTCGGCTACTTTCAAAGCTTTTGTTTCGAGCGTAGACCACATCATGACCAACGAGCTGCGGCCCAACTTCATGATGGTGGACGCCCTGGCCACTGTCGATGCCCGGACCGTTGGCGGCAAACTGGAACTCTCCTGGCAGCCCGGCGCCCGCTCCCAACTCTACACCGGCATGGATTTCCGCGGCCTGGCCCGCGACGGCAGCCGCATCCGCCTGGTCAAGCGCAATATGATGACCGGCGAGCCGCTGGAGATGCCCATGCGGTTTGAAGACCTCATCTGGCAGGACGGCCGCCTGAATGACCTGGGCCTGTTTGCCGAATCACGCTACTTCCTGACGGAAAAACTCACGCTAACGGCAGGCGCCCGGCTGGACCGGGTGGAGGCAGAAGTGCTGAACCCTGCTCCCGATTTTTCCGAATTGTATCCGGGCCTGAAAAATGAAACGGAATGGAATGTCAGCGGCAACCTCTCGGCGGATTACCGCCTGGACCAACACTGGAGCACGCAGTTGGCCCTGGGCCGGGGCACCCGCACCGCCAGCATGGAAGAGCGTTTCATCAACCACTTCACCCTGGGCGCCGATGCCTACGAGTACGTCGGCAACCCCTTCCTCCGCCCGGAGGCCAACCACCAGGTGGAATGGAGCCTGAGCCGGCAATCGGAGCGCTTCGGCTTAACGCTGTCCGCTTTCTATTCCTACATTACGGACTACATCACCGCCGCCGTCGATTCCACGCTTGCCCGCAAGTACATGCCGATGGAACAGCCCCGGTTCTCCCGCCGTTTTCAGAATATCGACGCGGCTACTCAAAAAGGATTCGAGCTGGAAACCAGGGTGCAGTTGATGAAAAACCTCCAACTGTACGCCACCGCCGCCTACACCCGCGCCCGCAACCTCGATTGGGACGAACCCCTGCCGGAGATTCCGCCCTTCAGCGCCACTGCCGGGCTGAAGTACGAGCACGACCGCTACTCCATCAACTTTAAAGGCCGCTTTGCCGCCGATCAGGAACGGATCGCCGCCTCGTTTGACGAAACCAGGACGCCCGGCTTCAGCGTCTTTGACCTGCAGGGGCATATTGAGCCGATCAGGGGCCTCTCGGTTGGCGCTGCGGTGCTCAACCTCTTCGACCGCAACTACTACGAGCACCTGAACCGGGGGTATCGGAATATGCCGGAGCAGGGGCTGATTTATGAGCCGGGGAGGAATGTGACGGTGTTTGTGAGGTATGAGTTCTGA
- a CDS encoding thioredoxin family protein, with the protein MRFFLLMAAVVFSGSLFAQEGIEFSKENWEGILAKASAENKLIFMDAYTTWCGPCKMMSKDVFTEASVGAFYNENFINAKIDMEAGEGLDLAERYEVQAYPTLLFIDGDGELVHRGVGYQSAEQFVSLGEIALDPSRRLSSLAARYAQGDRSPEFLHNYAMAAMNAMSPDAGEIVQAYLESKEDWSDEETRQLIFETAESADSKLFDYMLENRPAFEELYGERNVLTKLQRMIISSLDPAGTPEETLAKADAQFQKAFPEDAPMMSANFRMNYFRMLGQMDKFAETAAGYYDKYGSESSMELNNIAWAFYENVEDVKMLEKAVKWAEQSVEMEDGYYNNDTLAALYYKTGNKKKAKKAAEHAIELAKKDGEDYSATKELLDRIKKM; encoded by the coding sequence ATGAGATTCTTTTTATTGATGGCCGCTGTGGTTTTTTCCGGCAGCCTGTTCGCTCAGGAAGGCATCGAGTTTTCCAAAGAAAACTGGGAAGGCATCCTGGCCAAAGCTTCAGCAGAGAACAAACTCATCTTCATGGACGCCTACACCACCTGGTGCGGCCCCTGCAAGATGATGTCTAAAGACGTATTCACCGAAGCTTCCGTCGGAGCGTTTTACAACGAAAACTTCATCAATGCCAAAATAGACATGGAAGCCGGCGAAGGGCTGGATTTGGCGGAAAGATATGAAGTGCAGGCTTATCCTACGCTCTTGTTCATCGATGGCGACGGGGAACTGGTGCACCGTGGCGTTGGTTATCAGAGCGCCGAACAGTTTGTCAGCCTGGGCGAAATCGCCCTCGACCCCTCGCGCCGGCTGTCCTCCCTGGCCGCCCGCTACGCTCAAGGAGACCGCAGCCCGGAATTCCTCCACAACTACGCCATGGCCGCCATGAATGCTATGTCTCCGGATGCCGGGGAAATCGTGCAGGCCTACCTGGAAAGCAAGGAAGACTGGAGCGACGAAGAAACCAGGCAACTCATCTTTGAAACGGCAGAAAGCGCCGACTCCAAACTGTTCGACTACATGCTGGAAAACCGCCCCGCTTTCGAAGAATTGTACGGAGAACGCAACGTCCTGACAAAGCTCCAGCGGATGATCATCAGCTCCCTGGACCCCGCCGGCACGCCGGAGGAAACCCTCGCGAAGGCAGACGCCCAGTTTCAGAAAGCTTTCCCGGAAGACGCCCCCATGATGTCCGCCAACTTCCGCATGAATTACTTTCGGATGCTGGGGCAGATGGACAAATTTGCCGAAACGGCCGCCGGCTACTACGATAAGTATGGCAGCGAAAGCTCCATGGAGCTGAATAACATAGCCTGGGCCTTCTACGAAAATGTAGAAGATGTCAAAATGCTGGAAAAGGCGGTCAAATGGGCGGAGCAATCGGTAGAAATGGAGGATGGCTATTACAATAACGATACCCTGGCCGCGCTGTACTACAAAACGGGCAACAAGAAAAAAGCCAAAAAGGCCGCCGAACACGCCATCGAGCTGGCTAAAAAGGACGGCGAGGATTATTCGGCAACGAAAGAATTGCTGGATAGGATTAAGAAGATGTAG
- a CDS encoding thioredoxin family protein — protein sequence MKLRILIALMVLFISPGFGQGIEFFHGSWEEALQEAKQQEKIIFIDAYATWCGPCKRMAREVFPNDKVGEFFNRHFINMKLDMEAGEGLTFRKTYPVSAFPTLFFINGDGEVVDKVRGAQNVEGFLQLGEKVLGLSDNSAEYEAEYEKGNRDPELVYKYVRALNKAGKPSLRVANDYIDNQKDLSTEFNLRFIMEAAIEADSKIFSMMMDKRSEIEALVGEEAVREQIYSACQATARKAIEFGMEDLLDEAVDKMKRHYPARAEAFELSSQMDFYRHAGDVKNFSKACKKYAKKVAAGNPDELSKLSGEIAEQFSKDNGAMKLAEELAQEAAEKGQQYQFYLNYAQILYMNGKQEESRRAADKSLELARSEGPASVMMVERFIQQSGL from the coding sequence ATGAAACTGCGGATACTCATTGCACTCATGGTGCTGTTTATAAGCCCGGGCTTTGGCCAGGGCATCGAATTTTTCCACGGAAGCTGGGAAGAAGCCCTGCAGGAAGCGAAGCAACAGGAAAAAATCATCTTCATCGATGCCTATGCTACCTGGTGCGGGCCCTGCAAGCGCATGGCGCGGGAAGTCTTCCCCAATGACAAAGTCGGCGAATTCTTCAACCGCCATTTTATCAACATGAAACTGGATATGGAAGCCGGAGAAGGGCTGACTTTTCGCAAAACCTACCCGGTGTCGGCTTTCCCCACCCTCTTTTTTATCAACGGCGACGGCGAAGTGGTGGATAAGGTGCGCGGCGCTCAGAATGTCGAAGGCTTCCTGCAGCTCGGCGAAAAAGTGCTTGGCCTGTCCGACAACAGCGCCGAATACGAGGCGGAATACGAAAAAGGCAACCGCGACCCGGAACTGGTCTACAAATACGTCAGAGCGCTGAACAAAGCCGGCAAACCCAGCCTGCGGGTCGCCAACGATTACATCGACAACCAGAAGGACCTCAGCACGGAGTTCAACCTGCGCTTCATCATGGAAGCGGCCATCGAGGCCGATTCAAAGATTTTCTCCATGATGATGGACAAACGCAGCGAGATCGAAGCGCTCGTTGGGGAAGAGGCCGTCCGGGAGCAGATTTACAGCGCTTGCCAGGCCACCGCCCGCAAGGCCATTGAGTTTGGAATGGAAGATTTGCTCGACGAAGCAGTGGACAAAATGAAGCGGCACTACCCGGCGCGGGCGGAAGCCTTCGAGTTGTCTTCTCAAATGGATTTCTACCGCCATGCCGGCGATGTCAAAAATTTTTCCAAAGCGTGCAAGAAGTACGCCAAAAAAGTGGCGGCCGGCAACCCCGACGAGTTGAGCAAGCTTTCCGGCGAGATCGCCGAACAATTCAGCAAGGACAACGGCGCCATGAAACTGGCCGAAGAGCTGGCGCAGGAGGCCGCCGAAAAGGGGCAGCAGTACCAGTTTTACCTGAACTATGCCCAAATCCTGTACATGAATGGCAAACAGGAGGAATCCCGCAGAGCGGCCGACAAGTCGCTGGAACTGGCGCGCAGCGAAGGGCCCGCGTCCGTGATGATGGTAGAGCGCTTCATCCAGCAGAGTGGGTTGTGA